From Symphalangus syndactylus isolate Jambi chromosome 17, NHGRI_mSymSyn1-v2.1_pri, whole genome shotgun sequence, one genomic window encodes:
- the B3GNT5 gene encoding lactosylceramide 1,3-N-acetyl-beta-D-glucosaminyltransferase yields the protein MRMLVSGRRVKKWQLIIQLFATCFIASLMFFWEPIDNHIVSHMKSYSYRYLINSYDFVNDTLSLKHTSAGPRYQYLINHKEKCQAQDVLLLLFVKTAPENYDRRSAIRRTWGNENYVRSQLNANIKTLFALGTPNPLEREERQRKLVWEDQMYNDIIQQGFVDSFYNLTLKLLMQFSWANTYCPHAKFLMTADDDIFIHMPNLIEYLQSLEQIGVQDFWIGRVHRGAPPVRDKSSKYYVSYEMYQWPAYPDYTAGAAYVISGDVAAKVYEASQTLNSSLYIDDVFMGLCANKIGIVPQYHVFFSGEGKTPYHPCIYEKMMTSHGHLEDLQDLWKNATDPKVKTISKGFFGQIYCRFMKIILLCKISYVDTYPCRAAFI from the coding sequence ATGAGAATGTTGGTTAGTGGCAGAAGAGTAAAAAAATGGCAGTTAATTATTCAGTTATTTGCTACTTGTTTTATAGCGAGCCTCATGTTTTTTTGGGAACCGATCGATAATCACATTGTGAGCCATATGAAGTCATATTCTTACAGATACCTCATAAATAGCTATGACTTTGTGAATGATACCCTGTCTCTTAAGCACACCTCAGCTGGGCCTCGCTACCAATACTTGATTAACCACAAGGAAAAGTGTCAAGCTCAAGACGTCCTCCTTTTACTGTTTGTAAAAACTGCTCCTGAAAACTATGATCGACGTTCCGCAATTAGAAGGACGTGGGGCAATGAAAATTATGTTCGGTCTCAGCTGAATGCCAACATCAAAACTCTGTTTGCCTTAGGAACTCCTAATCCACTGGAGAGAGAAGAACGACAAAGAAAACTGGTTTGGGAAGATCAAATGTACAATGATATAATTCAGCAAGGCTTTGTTGATTCTTTCTACAATCTTACTCTGAAATTACTTATGCAGTTCAGTTGGGCAAATACCTATTGTCCACATGCCAAATTTCTTATGACTGCTGATGATGACATATTTATTCACATGCCAAATCTGATTGAATACCTTCAAAGTTTAGAACAAATTGGTGTTCAAGACTTTTGGATTGGTCGTGTTCATCGTGGTGCCCCTCCCGTTAGAGATAAAAGCAGCAAATACTACGTGTCCTATGAAATGTACCAGTGGCCAGCTTACCCTGACTACACAGCTGGAGCTGCCTATGTAATCTCCGGTGATGTAGCTGCCAAAGTCTATGAGGCGTCGCAGACACTTAATTCTAGTCTTTACATAGACGATGTGTTCATGGGCCTCTGTGCCAATAAAATAGGGATAGTACCACAGTACCATGTGTTTTTTTCTGGAGAGGGTAAAACTCCTTATCATCCCTGCATCTATGAAAAAATGATGACATCTCATGGACACTTAGAAGATCTCCAGGACCTTTGGAAGAATGCTACAGATCCTAAAGTAAAAACCATTTCCAAAGGTTTTTTTGGTCAAATATACTGCAGATTCATGAAGATAATTCTCCTTTGTAAAATTAGCTATGTGGACACATATCCTTGTAGGGCTGCGTTTATCTAA